A window of Candidatus Thorarchaeota archaeon contains these coding sequences:
- a CDS encoding 4Fe-4S binding protein, producing the protein MTHRQYNCDVWQHPEDGSVIYGTRVGIHQTSCTFCMKCIDVCPTDVFEYYPESEESRVVVPIRQNDCIECLACEMVCPTDAISVESRAGSESTLKALLDGE; encoded by the coding sequence GTGACACACCGCCAATACAATTGTGATGTCTGGCAACACCCTGAAGACGGTAGTGTGATTTATGGTACGCGTGTGGGAATTCACCAGACTTCTTGTACATTTTGTATGAAGTGTATCGATGTCTGTCCCACTGACGTTTTTGAATACTATCCGGAGTCTGAAGAATCTCGAGTAGTTGTTCCCATTAGGCAGAATGATTGCATAGAGTGCTTGGCCTGTGAAATGGTTTGTCCTACAGACGCGATTTCAGTTGAATCCCGCGCGGGTTCGGAATCGACCCTCAAGGCTTTATTGGATGGTGAATAA
- a CDS encoding NADH-quinone oxidoreductase subunit B family protein has product MGILQWAQVSSPWLLHFPSGGCNGCDIEIVAALMPSFDLERFGGVLKGSPRHADILVVTGPVTLQNEKRLKRIYEQMAEPKFVVAVGTCASSGAPFQGCYSVCGGVDHVIPVDAYVPGCPPKPEAIIDGVTKLLAKLKQGKQTHKNKEPETPPKIEE; this is encoded by the coding sequence ATGGGTATTTTGCAATGGGCTCAAGTATCTAGTCCTTGGTTGTTACATTTTCCAAGTGGTGGTTGTAACGGCTGTGACATTGAAATAGTAGCCGCTCTTATGCCGAGTTTCGATCTCGAGAGATTCGGGGGCGTATTGAAAGGAAGTCCTCGACATGCAGATATCTTGGTTGTAACTGGACCTGTTACACTACAGAATGAAAAACGGCTGAAGCGCATCTATGAACAGATGGCTGAGCCCAAATTCGTAGTGGCAGTTGGAACGTGTGCCAGTAGTGGTGCACCATTCCAAGGGTGTTACAGCGTTTGTGGAGGGGTCGACCACGTGATTCCTGTAGATGCATACGTACCAGGCTGCCCACCAAAACCTGAAGCAATAATTGATGGCGTTACGAAATTGCTTGCGAAATTGAAGCAAGGAAAACAAACTCACAAAAACAAGGAACCTGAAACGCCTCCAAAAATCGAGGAGTAA
- a CDS encoding anion permease produces MAFLTLAGLLIIGFFVAFAIGSNDETMSPAVGAHVFSLGTAVSLGAIVNIIGAVFMGSAVSEKVGSDLISGRTLTMQMVCAILISMAIWLILASVSHGVPISTTQCVVGSVIGVCIIAPFLGLQGWGLHSVNVLVLFQVFLGWIVSPLIGFVIAAAFFFLIRKAQHRASGLYARERQEQIAAYGLAVFLIITSLSRGGNDVANAIAPLVALPEFSVVYHIGALAIPGVAIPLLIGGIGMGLGLIIVGRKVIQTVSTEIVSLSPSSALSASVAVSIVMFIGTLLGLPLSGTHVLIAALIAVGWVEQTGIQKKQIRDIIISWIITVPISAGFAMGCFYVINLLF; encoded by the coding sequence GTGGCATTTCTCACCCTAGCTGGGTTGCTCATCATCGGTTTCTTTGTGGCTTTCGCAATCGGAAGCAATGATGAAACTATGAGTCCAGCTGTAGGAGCCCATGTATTTTCGCTGGGAACCGCGGTTTCCCTCGGAGCTATCGTGAATATAATTGGAGCGGTATTCATGGGTAGTGCCGTATCGGAGAAAGTAGGTTCGGATTTGATAAGCGGTCGAACTCTTACGATGCAAATGGTTTGCGCTATTCTCATATCCATGGCAATCTGGTTGATTCTAGCATCGGTATCACATGGAGTTCCCATCAGCACGACACAATGTGTTGTGGGTTCTGTAATCGGTGTATGTATCATCGCACCATTTCTCGGATTACAAGGCTGGGGGTTACACAGCGTAAATGTCTTGGTTCTCTTTCAGGTGTTTCTTGGGTGGATTGTCTCGCCATTGATTGGCTTCGTGATTGCTGCCGCATTCTTCTTCCTTATACGAAAAGCTCAGCATCGAGCCAGTGGATTATACGCACGTGAAAGGCAAGAACAGATAGCAGCTTACGGCCTAGCAGTATTCCTGATTATCACTTCTCTTAGCAGGGGCGGCAATGATGTCGCTAACGCAATTGCACCACTTGTAGCGCTCCCGGAATTTAGTGTCGTATACCATATTGGAGCTCTTGCTATCCCGGGAGTTGCAATTCCACTGCTTATTGGAGGAATAGGGATGGGACTAGGGCTGATAATAGTGGGTAGAAAAGTGATTCAAACAGTATCTACAGAGATTGTTAGCCTTTCACCGTCCTCTGCTTTATCTGCAAGTGTCGCAGTATCCATCGTTATGTTCATCGGGACACTTCTCGGTCTGCCTTTGAGTGGAACCCATGTTCTGATTGCTGCACTCATTGCAGTAGGATGGGTGGAACAGACCGGGATACAAAAGAAGCAGATTAGAGATATCATCATCTCATGGATCATCACTGTTCCAATATCTGCAGGTTTCGCCATGGGATGTTTCTATGTAATCAATCTCCTGTTCTAG
- a CDS encoding DUF47 family protein, translating to MGTFSRIFGVGKKQLQEKANEIILDLSKALQSASAKLCVASRSWGYGDIETLLEIRHEIIVIERESDQMRDRLVENIFSERAYLPQQTQERHTLTNLMDNIVDAAEEAIRIMAICKDIEPPSEIRDIAEKCWKTTDILQDAIKYLFEDFEKSVKYSHEVSKVREEARDIQFEFLGHLLSDTERNPTELQYLRLVARTILEVAVTAEKCADFIRALAVKYS from the coding sequence ATGGGGACATTCTCAAGAATATTCGGTGTAGGAAAAAAGCAGCTTCAGGAAAAAGCGAACGAAATAATCTTGGATTTGAGTAAAGCTCTTCAAAGCGCCAGTGCAAAGCTGTGCGTTGCCTCTAGGTCTTGGGGATACGGAGACATCGAGACCTTGCTCGAGATTAGACATGAAATCATCGTAATCGAGCGAGAAAGTGATCAGATGCGAGATCGGCTTGTTGAGAACATCTTTTCGGAGCGTGCATATCTACCACAGCAAACCCAAGAAAGACACACACTAACAAACCTCATGGACAATATCGTTGATGCAGCAGAAGAAGCCATTCGGATAATGGCTATATGTAAGGATATCGAGCCTCCCTCAGAAATTAGAGATATTGCGGAGAAGTGTTGGAAGACGACAGATATCCTTCAAGACGCCATCAAGTACCTCTTTGAAGATTTTGAAAAATCTGTCAAATACTCCCACGAAGTTTCCAAAGTGCGGGAAGAAGCAAGGGATATCCAATTCGAATTTCTTGGTCATCTGTTATCAGATACAGAACGAAATCCCACCGAGCTTCAGTATCTACGTCTTGTTGCCAGAACCATTCTCGAAGTTGCGGTAACTGCAGAGAAATGTGCAGATTTCATTCGTGCACTAGCTGTCAAATACTCCTAG
- a CDS encoding metallophosphoesterase has translation MKIAAVSDIHVRPHGKDKQLVEEIRHRVEKADPDVFVIAGDISDRLDVLGESLASLTIDDCINLFVAGNHDVWFSEEATSLEKYSKKIGRVCQEAGWMHLPDEPYIHSSLAFVGTLGWSDYSFRVEQLDIPMEAYRQKEYNGAVWRDYYNIDWTMNDQEVTQLMNRKLKYDLDNLPEDVTEIVSVSHHLPFENLVVYKNRLPWDFFSAYMGAKSTGEILRNDKRVFLTISGHSHVRSTKRIDGITAVTAPIGYCRPPTDKLDAFVDQAVAEIEIQSNDVTLTHFVEGNICTGLPYPD, from the coding sequence ATGAAGATTGCTGCAGTATCTGATATTCATGTCAGGCCACACGGAAAGGACAAGCAACTGGTCGAAGAAATAAGGCACAGAGTTGAAAAAGCAGACCCAGATGTGTTCGTTATTGCAGGGGATATCAGTGATCGACTTGATGTATTGGGGGAATCACTTGCGTCTCTTACAATCGATGATTGTATCAATCTCTTTGTTGCGGGCAATCACGACGTTTGGTTTTCAGAGGAAGCAACATCACTCGAAAAATACTCCAAGAAAATAGGTCGTGTATGCCAAGAAGCCGGCTGGATGCATTTGCCTGACGAGCCCTACATTCATAGTTCATTAGCATTCGTTGGTACCTTGGGATGGTCCGACTACTCCTTCCGCGTAGAGCAACTTGATATCCCGATGGAGGCCTACAGACAAAAGGAGTACAATGGGGCAGTCTGGCGAGATTACTACAATATCGACTGGACGATGAATGATCAGGAAGTCACACAACTGATGAACAGGAAACTAAAGTACGATTTAGACAATCTGCCTGAAGATGTGACTGAGATTGTCTCTGTGTCGCATCACCTGCCGTTTGAAAACCTGGTTGTATACAAGAACAGATTGCCATGGGATTTCTTCTCTGCATACATGGGGGCGAAGAGTACCGGTGAAATACTCCGCAATGACAAGCGGGTTTTTCTCACTATCTCGGGCCACAGCCATGTCCGAAGCACGAAGAGAATCGACGGCATAACAGCAGTAACAGCTCCAATAGGCTACTGTCGACCGCCTACCGATAAACTCGATGCCTTTGTTGACCAAGCTGTTGCAGAAATCGAAATACAAAGCAACGATGTAACCCTGACTCACTTTGTCGAAGGGAATATCTGCACAGGGCTACCATATCCCGATTGA
- a CDS encoding acyl-CoA/acyl-ACP dehydrogenase: MFDVILTDEEKAVRNEVREFVRDQVDRSLILAMDSKEKEYPYEFIGAAGKANLLGLRFPDEYGGRGLGWTSELVALEEVGVLGIALGCAYSLPSIVGESLDKFGTEAQKEEYLAPTLKGDKICAEGLTEPRSGSDFFGTITTAVRNEDGFLLNGEKRFVAGGVGADYFLIYAKTDFEAHPHKSLSAFIVDRDSGIEVNEEYELMGCRGMGAARITMRDVQIPAENLIGDLNDGAAVFNAMMVPERLTSAAGPIGMGRAALEIAVRYADKREAFGRALRKFEGISFKIADCATKLDAARGLVYRAGKVADTGQWCRKEVSMAKAFATEAGLEAVDESMQILGGIGYTDVYPIERLFRDARLATIWTGSNEVQRLIIQNEVVKEVLSEDASKKRNIEMDTPGAHKEEEKVFTEDPQKYYPSDMRD, from the coding sequence TTGTTTGATGTTATACTCACAGACGAGGAGAAAGCTGTAAGAAACGAAGTGCGTGAATTTGTTCGAGATCAGGTTGACAGGTCACTCATACTTGCCATGGATTCAAAGGAGAAGGAATATCCGTATGAGTTTATTGGGGCCGCTGGAAAGGCGAATTTGCTTGGTCTTCGTTTCCCTGACGAATATGGTGGAAGGGGTCTCGGTTGGACAAGTGAGCTCGTTGCCTTGGAAGAGGTAGGAGTCCTTGGGATTGCTCTAGGATGTGCTTATTCTTTACCTTCTATCGTAGGAGAATCTCTGGATAAGTTTGGTACCGAGGCTCAGAAAGAGGAGTATCTTGCACCAACATTGAAGGGAGATAAGATCTGTGCAGAAGGCCTTACTGAACCTCGAAGTGGTTCAGACTTTTTTGGCACTATAACTACCGCTGTTAGAAACGAAGATGGTTTCCTGCTTAATGGCGAGAAGAGATTCGTAGCCGGCGGTGTTGGAGCTGACTACTTCTTGATTTACGCGAAAACAGATTTCGAAGCACACCCTCACAAGTCCCTTAGTGCATTTATTGTTGATCGAGATTCTGGGATAGAAGTTAACGAAGAATATGAGCTCATGGGCTGTAGGGGTATGGGTGCAGCACGAATTACTATGCGAGATGTTCAGATTCCTGCTGAGAATCTTATTGGTGATCTCAATGATGGTGCTGCTGTTTTCAATGCCATGATGGTTCCTGAAAGGCTAACATCTGCAGCCGGTCCCATCGGTATGGGTCGTGCAGCTCTTGAGATAGCAGTACGCTACGCTGACAAGCGTGAAGCCTTTGGAAGAGCATTAAGGAAATTCGAAGGAATATCCTTCAAAATTGCAGATTGTGCCACCAAATTAGATGCCGCTCGGGGTTTAGTATATCGCGCAGGGAAAGTGGCAGATACTGGTCAATGGTGCAGAAAGGAGGTATCCATGGCAAAGGCGTTTGCAACTGAAGCCGGATTGGAAGCAGTGGATGAATCAATGCAGATTCTTGGCGGTATCGGCTACACTGATGTATATCCAATTGAGCGCCTCTTTCGTGATGCCCGTCTGGCCACTATCTGGACCGGTAGCAACGAGGTTCAGAGACTCATAATTCAGAATGAAGTCGTGAAAGAAGTGCTCTCTGAAGATGCTTCTAAGAAACGAAACATCGAAATGGATACACCAGGCGCTCACAAAGAAGAAGAGAAGGTATTCACGGAAGATCCACAGAAATACTATCCATCCGATATGCGAGACTGA
- a CDS encoding ribonuclease Z codes for MTREEETIKWENDDVRVLVPYSAAGISTSIAIESKRQQDILIIDAGDGTLRDLFEIYGQSIADRLVAIAITHGHFDHMGGLHSILGFLRMLERTDPVDILAPCDSIEVEGCVDTFKGCYSSTTDFDIRLQELRPNAEFTTDLFTAKAFEVQHFGKESQPPGSLMPCFAYRFQIHDTAVAYSGDTRMCDGVRDAVDGADLALVEATRKEEPERDFRVHLSEDEAVSLGQLAKEYVLIHQLPHDSK; via the coding sequence ATGACACGCGAAGAAGAAACAATCAAATGGGAAAATGATGATGTACGGGTTCTTGTGCCCTATTCAGCAGCGGGTATCAGTACCTCCATCGCTATTGAATCGAAAAGACAACAAGACATCTTGATAATTGACGCTGGAGATGGTACTCTGAGAGACCTTTTTGAAATCTATGGGCAGTCAATAGCTGATAGACTAGTAGCAATAGCAATAACCCACGGCCACTTCGACCACATGGGAGGATTACATAGCATATTGGGCTTTCTTCGAATGCTTGAACGAACCGACCCTGTTGATATTCTAGCACCTTGTGATTCGATTGAAGTTGAGGGTTGTGTTGACACCTTCAAGGGCTGCTATTCCTCCACAACTGATTTTGATATCCGATTGCAGGAATTGCGGCCAAATGCTGAATTTACTACGGATCTTTTTACTGCAAAGGCTTTTGAAGTACAACATTTTGGGAAGGAATCACAACCACCTGGGTCATTGATGCCCTGTTTCGCATACCGCTTTCAAATTCACGATACTGCTGTAGCCTATAGCGGTGATACAAGAATGTGTGACGGTGTCCGCGATGCTGTTGACGGAGCTGATTTGGCACTTGTTGAAGCAACTCGCAAAGAAGAACCTGAGCGCGATTTTAGGGTCCACCTTTCAGAAGATGAAGCTGTTTCATTGGGTCAGCTAGCCAAGGAATATGTTTTGATCCATCAATTACCCCATGACAGTAAGTAG
- a CDS encoding 4Fe-4S binding protein encodes MKLLTDALKELFRKASTLKYPFERKEVPKDFRGRPVWDMKTCIGCGACERICPGEAIKMEGRRDEATIIYLQHRCLFCGQCADTCPVDAITMSEDYELAGYDTDSMIFHYENIAKEDEE; translated from the coding sequence ATGAAGTTGCTAACAGATGCATTGAAGGAACTCTTCCGAAAAGCCTCGACACTGAAATATCCCTTCGAACGTAAGGAAGTGCCCAAGGATTTCAGAGGGCGACCTGTATGGGATATGAAAACCTGCATCGGATGCGGAGCCTGTGAGCGAATCTGTCCTGGAGAAGCCATAAAGATGGAAGGGCGGCGTGATGAAGCAACGATAATCTATCTCCAGCATCGCTGTCTCTTCTGTGGCCAGTGTGCAGATACGTGTCCGGTAGACGCAATCACTATGAGTGAAGACTATGAGCTGGCTGGATATGACACAGACAGTATGATCTTCCACTATGAAAACATCGCCAAAGAAGACGAAGAGTAA
- a CDS encoding FAD-binding oxidoreductase: MGNKIKAEKVPAPSQADMKTVSDTEQIKDVYALYLDDESHSFDGATERLVFPTTEAQVANELRKAYENGTPLTMQGGRTGLTGAAVPLGGTTLNFEEMGKLLYMKYYPDEDQYSITAEPGVLLEDLVKAITSKNLDELKGKGNMENQKALVRFLEDKREMSFPVDPTEMSAWLGGIVACNASGARTFKYGAVRDWVKRIRVLLPNGDALDIRRGEVFAEDDIFEIELADGSRIEIDIPDYKMPRTKNAAGLYAESNMDLIDLFIGCEGILGAITEVELVLTELPQNMMTVMAFFPSEDHAVDFVYEMREPDCAVPPEFIEYFGPYALDMIREKAGDAGIKVPALTKETKAVVFFEFAYAEKEMEEKVMVLEQILNKHGSSSESSWAGLDYRELEKMKTVRHFVPETINSLIAQRKARYKKVHKIGTDMAVPDDALREYLSFYREVLEEQGMEYVIFGHIGDNHLHVNMIPRNNEEVDQGMENYRLFAKRAVELGGTVAAEHGIGKLKRQFLEIMYGEEGISEIQAVKKKIDPKWLLNQGNMVSMPE, from the coding sequence ATGGGCAACAAAATCAAGGCAGAGAAGGTACCCGCACCTTCACAGGCAGACATGAAGACAGTATCAGATACTGAGCAAATCAAGGATGTATATGCGCTGTATCTCGACGACGAAAGTCATTCCTTCGATGGCGCAACGGAGAGACTTGTATTTCCCACGACAGAAGCTCAAGTGGCAAACGAGCTCCGGAAAGCCTACGAGAATGGTACCCCTCTAACTATGCAGGGTGGGCGAACCGGTCTGACGGGGGCTGCTGTACCGCTCGGAGGTACCACGCTCAACTTCGAGGAAATGGGTAAGCTACTTTACATGAAATACTATCCTGATGAAGATCAGTATTCCATAACTGCTGAACCTGGTGTGCTGTTGGAGGACCTAGTCAAAGCCATCACATCAAAGAATCTTGATGAACTGAAGGGGAAGGGCAATATGGAGAATCAAAAAGCATTGGTGAGGTTCTTGGAAGACAAACGAGAGATGTCATTCCCAGTAGATCCTACCGAGATGAGTGCATGGTTGGGTGGAATTGTTGCATGCAACGCTTCTGGTGCTCGTACATTCAAGTACGGTGCAGTACGTGATTGGGTTAAGCGGATTCGCGTTCTATTGCCAAATGGAGATGCCCTAGATATTCGCCGAGGAGAAGTTTTTGCGGAAGACGACATTTTCGAAATAGAACTCGCAGATGGATCTAGAATCGAAATTGATATTCCCGATTATAAAATGCCACGTACAAAAAATGCTGCAGGACTGTATGCAGAATCAAATATGGATCTCATAGACCTCTTTATTGGATGCGAAGGTATTCTCGGTGCAATCACCGAGGTTGAACTTGTTCTTACTGAATTACCCCAAAATATGATGACCGTCATGGCCTTCTTTCCAAGTGAAGACCATGCAGTCGATTTCGTGTATGAGATGCGGGAACCTGATTGTGCGGTTCCACCCGAATTCATAGAATATTTTGGCCCGTACGCTCTTGATATGATACGTGAGAAAGCTGGTGATGCCGGTATCAAAGTGCCTGCTCTTACAAAGGAGACAAAGGCAGTCGTCTTCTTCGAATTTGCTTATGCCGAGAAAGAAATGGAAGAGAAGGTGATGGTGTTGGAGCAGATTCTAAACAAACACGGCTCTTCTTCGGAATCCAGTTGGGCGGGATTGGACTATCGAGAGCTTGAGAAGATGAAAACAGTCCGCCACTTCGTTCCTGAAACAATCAACTCTCTGATTGCTCAACGCAAGGCACGATATAAGAAGGTCCACAAAATCGGGACTGATATGGCGGTTCCAGATGATGCTCTTCGGGAGTATCTATCTTTCTACCGAGAGGTACTTGAAGAACAGGGCATGGAATACGTGATTTTTGGACACATTGGAGACAACCATCTACACGTAAACATGATTCCGCGCAACAATGAAGAAGTTGACCAAGGCATGGAAAATTACCGTTTGTTTGCAAAACGGGCGGTTGAGCTGGGTGGAACCGTTGCAGCTGAGCATGGAATTGGAAAACTGAAACGTCAATTCCTGGAAATCATGTATGGCGAAGAAGGCATTTCTGAAATTCAAGCTGTGAAGAAGAAAATAGATCCCAAATGGCTCCTGAATCAAGGAAACATGGTATCTATGCCTGAATAG
- a CDS encoding NADH-quinone oxidoreductase subunit H — MINEIISAIQIFVFPGILFVILLAFFYEWIDRKAVASVQKRIGPLHTGPKGILQPFADFLKLLQKEDLTPDAADSRIFGLAPIAFFAIPLTALFLVPISGSTSIISFEGDLLIMMFMFTLIMIVIFLGGYSSMNRFSTIGSARAALQMVGYEIPMGLAMIGPALVAGSLSISNIAQWQLNNSMWFIFLQPIGFSILIVSLLAELEFIPFDIPHAKTEIVAGWKTEYSGRKLALIRLGKNLEVVLVSALAAALYLGGPQPILFLPPIISFLLKTIFVVVLLSVLRASFARLRIEQMEEGMWKYAIPIAVLQIILIQFGIRW, encoded by the coding sequence ATGATTAATGAAATCATCTCAGCGATTCAAATCTTCGTTTTTCCGGGAATCCTTTTCGTAATCCTATTAGCATTCTTCTACGAATGGATAGATCGAAAAGCAGTCGCAAGTGTTCAAAAACGGATTGGTCCACTACACACAGGTCCAAAAGGTATCCTGCAACCATTCGCCGATTTCCTCAAGTTGTTGCAGAAAGAAGACTTAACTCCGGATGCAGCTGATAGCCGTATTTTCGGTTTGGCCCCAATAGCATTCTTTGCGATTCCGCTTACTGCACTTTTCCTTGTTCCAATTTCAGGATCAACCAGCATCATTTCGTTTGAAGGGGACTTGCTAATCATGATGTTCATGTTCACACTCATCATGATTGTGATTTTTCTCGGTGGCTATTCCTCAATGAACAGATTCTCTACCATAGGGAGTGCTCGTGCTGCACTTCAGATGGTGGGATATGAAATCCCGATGGGGTTAGCAATGATTGGGCCGGCACTTGTTGCTGGAAGTCTTTCCATTAGCAATATCGCGCAATGGCAGTTGAACAACTCAATGTGGTTCATATTCCTACAACCAATCGGCTTTAGTATCCTGATTGTTTCTCTACTTGCAGAATTGGAATTCATCCCCTTTGATATTCCACACGCTAAAACAGAAATTGTGGCAGGATGGAAGACAGAATACAGTGGTAGAAAGCTTGCTCTCATCCGATTAGGAAAGAACCTAGAGGTTGTTCTGGTATCAGCTCTAGCGGCAGCTCTTTATCTTGGAGGACCTCAACCAATCTTGTTTCTCCCGCCCATAATCAGCTTTCTCCTTAAGACAATCTTCGTGGTTGTTCTACTGTCAGTTTTGCGAGCATCTTTTGCTCGATTACGAATAGAACAGATGGAAGAGGGCATGTGGAAATATGCAATTCCAATTGCTGTGCTACAGATAATTCTGATACAGTTCGGTATTCGCTGGTGA
- a CDS encoding alanine--tRNA ligase: MRVDELRKKYLEFFKEKDHAIIGSASLMPEHDPTVLFTTAGMHPLVPYLLGQKHPMGTRLANCQKCIRTTDIEEVGDTTHLTFFEMLGNWSLGDYWKEEAIGWSYEFLTSDAWLGFDPEKLYVTLFEGDENAPRDEESAEVWKEIGVPGERIFYLPKEDNWWGPAGKTGPCGPCSEMFIEVDEIPKCGPDCKPGCNCGHFVEVWNDVFMEYSKTENGSYDILDQKNIDTGMGLERTAAMLQGKQTVYQIENMAPLVEKLKSMSEKEEFSDEDIRRIRIISDHIKAAVMIMGDDRKIIPSNKEHGYVVRRLIRRSIQHAGKLGISQDFTKKISKLVIDIYKEPYDEVERNREFIMENLEREENKFSKTLRRALKKFNRILENKGTITGEDAALLYQSFGLPVEMTKELAAEEGIDIDMETFREEQKEHKEVSKAGAEEKFKGGLADHSEETTKLHTATHLLQAALRKVLGDKAKQNGSNITAERLRFDFTFPRNLTDEELERVEELVNEQIEKDQEVQHEFMPYHEAIERGALAFFKESYGDRVSVYSVGDFSKELCGGPHVDRTGELGHFRISKQESIGAGLVRIYAFLQESD, translated from the coding sequence TTGCGCGTAGATGAGTTGCGGAAAAAATATCTCGAATTCTTCAAAGAGAAAGACCATGCCATCATAGGATCTGCTTCACTTATGCCTGAACATGATCCTACCGTACTATTCACGACAGCAGGTATGCACCCGCTCGTACCGTATCTTCTGGGACAAAAGCATCCAATGGGAACACGACTTGCCAATTGTCAGAAATGTATCAGAACCACCGATATCGAAGAAGTGGGTGATACAACACACCTCACCTTTTTCGAGATGCTTGGTAACTGGAGCCTAGGTGACTACTGGAAAGAAGAGGCTATCGGATGGAGCTACGAGTTTCTCACGTCAGATGCCTGGTTGGGATTTGATCCAGAGAAGCTGTATGTGACCCTGTTTGAGGGAGATGAAAACGCCCCAAGGGATGAGGAGTCCGCAGAAGTCTGGAAGGAAATTGGTGTACCAGGAGAACGCATCTTTTATCTGCCAAAGGAAGACAATTGGTGGGGGCCAGCAGGAAAGACGGGACCATGTGGACCCTGCTCCGAGATGTTCATTGAAGTTGATGAGATTCCGAAATGTGGCCCAGACTGTAAACCGGGGTGCAACTGCGGCCATTTCGTAGAAGTGTGGAACGATGTATTTATGGAATATAGCAAAACGGAGAATGGTAGCTACGATATCCTCGACCAGAAGAATATTGACACGGGGATGGGGCTTGAACGAACAGCCGCTATGCTTCAAGGAAAGCAGACTGTCTACCAAATTGAGAATATGGCTCCACTTGTTGAGAAACTCAAATCAATGAGTGAGAAGGAAGAATTCTCTGACGAAGATATACGAAGGATAAGAATCATCTCAGATCACATCAAAGCAGCTGTCATGATTATGGGAGACGACCGGAAAATCATTCCATCAAACAAAGAGCATGGATATGTTGTGCGAAGACTCATACGGCGCAGTATCCAGCATGCTGGCAAACTTGGAATATCACAGGATTTCACCAAGAAGATTTCAAAGCTTGTCATCGATATTTACAAGGAGCCCTATGACGAGGTTGAACGGAACAGAGAATTCATCATGGAAAACCTTGAACGGGAAGAGAACAAATTCAGCAAAACGCTTCGCCGTGCGCTCAAAAAATTCAACCGAATTTTGGAGAATAAAGGCACCATAACGGGAGAGGATGCTGCACTACTCTACCAAAGCTTTGGACTGCCGGTTGAAATGACCAAGGAGTTGGCTGCTGAGGAAGGTATTGACATAGACATGGAAACCTTCCGTGAGGAACAGAAAGAGCATAAGGAAGTATCGAAAGCAGGAGCCGAAGAGAAGTTCAAGGGCGGTCTAGCTGACCATAGCGAAGAGACAACGAAACTCCATACTGCAACGCACCTTTTGCAGGCAGCGCTAAGAAAAGTATTGGGCGACAAAGCTAAGCAGAATGGTAGCAATATTACCGCGGAGCGTCTGAGATTCGACTTCACCTTCCCCCGAAATCTTACAGATGAGGAACTGGAAAGAGTTGAAGAACTGGTCAACGAACAGATTGAGAAGGATCAGGAAGTGCAACACGAATTCATGCCCTATCATGAGGCAATTGAACGGGGGGCCTTAGCCTTCTTCAAAGAAAGCTATGGGGACAGAGTATCGGTCTATTCTGTAGGAGACTTCAGCAAGGAACTCTGCGGTGGACCTCATGTAGATAGAACTGGAGAGTTAGGGCATTTCAGGATATCAAAACAGGAAAGTATCGGTGCAGGTCTTGTTAGAATTTATGCATTCCTACAGGAATCGGACTAA
- a CDS encoding nitroreductase family protein translates to MDTSELLLEEIKKRHSGRAYSNKPVEEEKLQSILQAGRRAPSCSNTQAWNFIVLTDEEALTQAHEGLSRGNSWAKDAPVMIIVAAKEDAGCPAHGLPYFMMDSGLAIENMLLQAVHLGLMGHPTAGWDETKLKEITGIPNDYRITAVVFFGYQEDLDKLDPETRKKEESRSNRKPLSEIVHRNGW, encoded by the coding sequence ATGGACACATCAGAACTTTTGCTTGAAGAAATCAAAAAACGGCATAGCGGAAGAGCGTATTCAAACAAACCTGTTGAAGAGGAGAAATTACAGTCCATTCTACAGGCCGGGCGCCGAGCACCATCATGTAGCAACACACAGGCATGGAATTTTATTGTACTCACAGACGAGGAAGCCCTAACCCAGGCTCATGAAGGTTTAAGCAGAGGCAATAGCTGGGCCAAGGATGCACCCGTTATGATAATCGTAGCTGCCAAGGAAGATGCTGGGTGCCCAGCACATGGCTTGCCGTATTTCATGATGGACAGTGGGCTTGCTATTGAGAACATGTTGCTCCAGGCTGTTCATCTTGGCCTAATGGGACATCCAACAGCTGGATGGGACGAAACGAAACTCAAAGAGATTACTGGAATTCCAAACGATTATCGAATTACCGCGGTGGTCTTCTTCGGCTATCAAGAAGACCTAGACAAACTTGATCCTGAGACAAGAAAGAAAGAAGAATCCCGTTCCAACAGAAAACCATTGTCAGAAATTGTCCACCGGAACGGTTGGTAG